The following are encoded in a window of bacterium SCSIO 12643 genomic DNA:
- a CDS encoding S8 family serine peptidase: protein MNWGLKKIKNIGICMLLMMGGISSVWGQVAPEKYWIPFTDKNNSPYSVNAPLVFLSQKAIDRRNAQGIAITSQDFPVNPSYIQGVQQAANVNVLLQSRWLNGIIIQTTDTVGLAQIMALPYVDSANAESVITEGGEVASVKMETAGMTYKAEDLETGGSEALDYGISEHQNTMIGVDYLHDLGFTGAGMTIAVLDAGFYGADTTTALLPLFNNNQIMGTWDFVDGQTVDYTQHSGHGTGVLDCMGANIPGFYIGSAPDANYWLIRTEDAPTENIIEEYNWVAGAEFADSVGADVVNTSLGYTTFDDPSKDHTYADLDGNTTVITRGADIAASKGMLMVNSAGNSGASSWYYIGAPADGDSVLAIGAVSANRVVTNFSSRGPSADGRVKPNVMAMGGGVPQPIGDSDVQFINGTSFSGPILAGAAACLWQSRSSYNNMEIFHAIEESADKYLSPNDHYGYGIPNMGMAHYLITDLEEVNKNQVSISGYPNPTNGYFYISSRNSKVQSVSIYDYIGHEVAQINQPQIAGSTIELDLSIYPNGVYMIRVQTDDGIQIVKVLKN, encoded by the coding sequence ATGAACTGGGGATTAAAAAAGATTAAAAATATCGGAATATGTATGTTGTTGATGATGGGTGGAATATCATCTGTTTGGGGGCAGGTCGCTCCTGAAAAATATTGGATTCCTTTTACAGACAAGAATAACAGTCCATATTCGGTGAATGCCCCTTTGGTGTTTTTATCTCAAAAAGCAATTGATAGACGAAATGCTCAGGGTATAGCAATTACATCTCAAGATTTTCCGGTAAACCCATCTTACATTCAAGGTGTGCAGCAAGCTGCGAATGTAAATGTACTGTTACAATCCAGGTGGTTAAATGGGATTATCATTCAAACTACCGATACCGTGGGATTGGCTCAGATTATGGCATTGCCATATGTAGATTCGGCAAATGCTGAAAGTGTGATCACAGAAGGTGGTGAGGTTGCATCGGTAAAAATGGAAACAGCCGGAATGACCTATAAGGCAGAAGATCTGGAAACCGGAGGGTCTGAAGCTTTAGATTATGGAATCTCGGAACACCAGAATACCATGATTGGAGTAGATTATTTACATGATTTGGGATTTACCGGAGCAGGCATGACCATAGCGGTATTGGATGCAGGATTTTATGGTGCAGATACCACTACAGCATTGTTACCCTTATTTAATAACAATCAAATTATGGGAACCTGGGATTTTGTAGATGGACAAACGGTGGATTATACTCAACATTCTGGCCATGGAACGGGCGTATTGGATTGTATGGGAGCAAATATTCCAGGCTTTTATATTGGGTCAGCACCTGATGCCAACTATTGGTTGATTCGTACGGAAGATGCGCCTACAGAAAATATAATTGAAGAGTATAACTGGGTGGCTGGAGCTGAATTTGCAGATAGTGTTGGAGCGGATGTTGTAAATACTTCTTTAGGTTATACCACATTTGACGATCCTTCAAAAGATCATACGTATGCAGATTTAGATGGAAATACGACAGTGATTACCAGAGGAGCGGATATTGCAGCGTCTAAAGGAATGTTAATGGTAAATAGTGCTGGTAATTCCGGAGCGAGCTCCTGGTATTATATTGGTGCACCTGCGGATGGAGATAGCGTTTTGGCTATCGGAGCTGTTTCTGCGAATAGAGTGGTTACCAATTTTAGTTCAAGAGGTCCTTCGGCAGATGGAAGAGTAAAACCAAATGTTATGGCAATGGGGGGAGGAGTACCACAACCTATTGGAGACTCTGATGTGCAATTTATCAATGGAACCTCATTTTCCGGACCTATTTTAGCGGGTGCTGCAGCTTGTTTATGGCAATCCAGATCAAGCTATAATAATATGGAAATATTCCACGCAATTGAAGAAAGTGCGGATAAGTATTTATCTCCAAATGACCATTATGGTTATGGAATTCCTAATATGGGAATGGCGCATTATCTGATCACAGATTTAGAGGAAGTTAATAAGAATCAAGTAAGCATTTCAGGGTATCCAAATCCAACGAATGGATATTTTTATATTTCATCCAGAAATTCCAAAGTACAGTCTGTATCTATATATGACTACATAGGACATGAAGTTGCACAAATCAATCAACCTCAAATAGCCGGATCAACCATAGAGTTGGATTTATCTATTTATCCTAATGGTGTGTACATGATTAGAGTACAAACGGATGATGGAATTCAAATTGTGAAGGTGCTTAAGAACTAA